Below is a window of Veillonella rodentium DNA.
GGCTCATCGATAAATAATCGAATTCTTCGCTCCGCCACCTCACCGCCGCCGATGAACAAAATCATATCTTCAGTTGTGGGTTGAAATGTGATGGATACCATAACTCACCTGCTATAATAAAAAATCGGCTTGATGGTCAAGCCGACTTTTAATTGCCTACATAAATCGTTTAAGGTATACGCCGATACGCCCCTTTCGGGAGGTACCTGTAATGGCTTCCACCTTCATTCGGCCACAACCGCGCATGGAAATGACATCTCCTTCTTTTACCTCTTGAGATGCCCCCTTAGCCGGTTGCCAGTTTACCTGCAGTAATCCGGCGTTGATAGCGCTCACCAATTTGGTTCGGGATACACTGAATCCGGAACTTGCCACCGCATCTAAACGCAAAGATGCGACAGTAGTACGCACTTCTTTTATTCTTTCTTCCTTCGGTGCAATGTCCGCAAGCTCAATCGGCTCTACAGACACGGAAACCATAGCAATCTTCGTAAAGTTCTGAATGACAAAGTCCGCTATGCTTTCATCCACCAAGATTTGAGCGCCCCCCTGCTGTACGATTACATCACCGAATTTGGAACGGTCAATACCGAGGCCCATCAAAGAGCCCAGTACATCACGATGAGTAAGCAATCGGAACCGAGGGTCCCAGTTCACCTTTAACGCGCGGATACCCATGTCCACAGTACCGTTAAAGTCGCTATCTACAAAGGCTATACGAATACGTTCCGCCCCTTCATAGCCGCCATCGGTTTTCACCGACAGCTGCGGATAATTCGCCTTTATCGCATCGGCGATAACAAGGCCCGCAGGACTCGTAAAGTCCGCCACACGATAGGGCTTGCCCTTTACCACCTGCTCCGCAAGATCCAGCATACGGCGCGCTTCTTCGCCGCTACCGCTGGCTTCAAAATATCGAATTAATTTACTAGTATCTGCCAAAATTATTTCCCCAATTCATTCGACCGAGCAAGGCATGCCGCAACACCGTCCTGAATGGCACTGCGCAATCCGGCCTTTTCCATAGCCCCGATACCGGCGATAGTAGTACCTCCCGGGCTCGTTACCTGATCGCGTAACACAGCCGGATGCAGCCCGCTATCAAGGGCCATCTTGCCGGCACCGTACATAGTCTGTGCGGCGGCCTTAATGGCCAGTTGACGGGGCAGTCCGATACGAACGCCCGCATCCGCTAAGGCATCGAGGATGACAAACATATAGCCGGGACCGGCTCCGGATAGAGCGCCCAATCGGTCAAGATCGGCTTCGCTCACCAACGCCACTTCTCCGACGGCTTCAAACAAAGACTGCACACTATGGGCTACGTCCGTTTCCATATCGTCCCCGGTGAGTGCGGTCATGCCTACCCCTATGGCTGCCGGTGTATTCGGCATAGCTCTGAACCATTTAGCTTGCGGAATGGCTTCTTTCAAAGTATCCAATGTAACCCCGGCGGCTACGGATATCATCGTCGTCCCGTATGCTACTTGACTCAAAGGCTCAAGCACAGCCGGTAATACCTGAGGCTTTACGGCTAGCAATATGGTATTATAGTTCCTTACATCAGGCATCGCAGTAAATCCTACAACACCCAGTTCATCCGTCAGTTCCCGGCATTGCTCCTCGCGACGCACCAGAATATGCGTGTCACACGCTTGTAACACACCATGCTGTAACG
It encodes the following:
- a CDS encoding RNA-binding protein, whose protein sequence is MADTSKLIRYFEASGSGEEARRMLDLAEQVVKGKPYRVADFTSPAGLVIADAIKANYPQLSVKTDGGYEGAERIRIAFVDSDFNGTVDMGIRALKVNWDPRFRLLTHRDVLGSLMGLGIDRSKFGDVIVQQGGAQILVDESIADFVIQNFTKIAMVSVSVEPIELADIAPKEERIKEVRTTVASLRLDAVASSGFSVSRTKLVSAINAGLLQVNWQPAKGASQEVKEGDVISMRGCGRMKVEAITGTSRKGRIGVYLKRFM
- the proC gene encoding pyrroline-5-carboxylate reductase: MLGKTLCIGVGSMGGALLRGALQHGVLQACDTHILVRREEQCRELTDELGVVGFTAMPDVRNYNTILLAVKPQVLPAVLEPLSQVAYGTTMISVAAGVTLDTLKEAIPQAKWFRAMPNTPAAIGVGMTALTGDDMETDVAHSVQSLFEAVGEVALVSEADLDRLGALSGAGPGYMFVILDALADAGVRIGLPRQLAIKAAAQTMYGAGKMALDSGLHPAVLRDQVTSPGGTTIAGIGAMEKAGLRSAIQDGVAACLARSNELGK